Proteins encoded within one genomic window of Panicum virgatum strain AP13 chromosome 1N, P.virgatum_v5, whole genome shotgun sequence:
- the LOC120653950 gene encoding putative transcription factor bHLH041, whose product MDTLFVLGQESRLRILQRAAARVPGCAYLCAWAALPAAHPAPPASSSSAATSARRLLCCLDAWLCDDGASCGGDAAAAGRVRALFDAYRGSLCAAVSGCVPGWAYKDGRAFMELPAHGLAASASLPAQQQFYQEAGIKMAAFMGCESGEIEVGMSTAASGSPMSLESSLHQVFSEDFFQQSLLEELLQLPPTGPSSPSSSLPSVSVGSPAAEGSTSLPRTIAVTPAATPSSGSERQVVPVPVPPHPLHPRPPLASPFGRHGRVHFPSADADDAAMAEAMLAVISASSSSAVPTTPSTSTAAPPPGNHHHQHHSARRWPRRRGTTATAFRAYNAALAPRAPWRPPGAPGQRMIKMGISILRRMHMLRFSRERAGSIAMAQRSQEEEEDQPPALTSSQLNHMISERRRRERLNESFEALRGLLPPGSKKDKATVLAKTLDYMNILVAQIADLEARNRSLESRAHHQHSNGGCGCKERPAYSSTELQEVVVLQGLSGASERVHVHVTAAGASTPSSSSAASGRREVTVRVEARAAHGDVAELVARVLVVIKEMGCFTVVAVDGRRPGDGIAHATFTLRATAGEFDEASLRGAVMKAAAEDSAPPPPSDD is encoded by the exons ATGGACACCCTCTTCGTGCTCGGCCAGGAGTCCCGGCTGCGCATcctccagcgggcggcggcgcgcgtcccCGGCTGCGCGTACCTCTGCGCCTGGGCGGCCCTCCCTGCTGCccacccggcgccgccggcttcgTCTTCCTCGGCGGCCACCAG CGCCCGCCGCCTGTTGTGCTGCCTGGACGCATGGCTCTGCGACGACGGAGCCAGCTGCGGcggtgacgccgccgccgccggccgcgtgcGCGCGCTCTTCGACGCGTACCGGGGgtcgctctgcgccgccgtgagcgg GTGCGTGCCGGGGTGGGCGTACAAGGACGGCCGCGCGTTCATGGAGCTGCCGGCGCACGGCCTGGCGGCCTCGGCGTCGCTGCCGGCGCAGCAGCAGTTCTACCAG GAAGCTGGCATTAAG ATGGCGGCGTTCATGGGATGCGAGAGCGGCGAGATCGAGGTCGGCATGTCCACGGCGGCAAGCGGGTCGCCCATGAGCTTGGAGTCGAGCTTGCACCAGGTGTTCTCGGAGGACTTCTTCCAGCAGTCGCTGCTCGAGGAGCTGCTCCAGCTGCCGCCGACGgggccgtcgtcgccgtcgtcctctCTGCCGTCCGTCTCCGTGGGcagcccggcggcggagggctccACGTCGCTGCCCCGCACGATAGCCGTGACGCCGGCCGCCACGCCGTCCTCCGGGTCAGAGCGGCAggtggtgccggtgccggtgccgccgcATCCGCTCCACCCGCGCCCGCCGCTCGCGTCCCCATTCGGCCGGCACGGCCGCGTCCACTTTCCgagcgccgacgccgacgacgccgcGATGGCGGAGGCCATGCTCGCCGTCATCTccgcctcgtcgtcctcggcggTGCCGACGACGCCGTCCACGTCGACGGCCGCGCCTCCTCCGggcaaccaccaccaccagcaccacagcgcgcgccggtggccgcggcggcggggcacgacggcgacggcgttccGGGCGTACAACGCGGCGCTGGCGCCCAGGGCGCCGTGGCGGCCGCCCGGCGCCCCCGGACAGCGGATGATCAAGATGGGCATCTCCATCCTGAGGAGGATGCACATGCTTCGGTTCAGCCGGGAGCGCGCTGGCAGCATCGCGATGGCGCAGCGGTcccaggaagaagaggaggaccAGCCGCCGGCGCTGACGAGCAGCCAGCTGAACCATATGAtatcggagcggcggcggagggagaggCTCAACGAGAGCTTCGAGGCGCTCAGGGGGTTGCTGCCTCCAGGATCAAAG AAAGACAAGGCCACTGTCCTGGCCAAGACGCTGGACTACATGAACATCCTGGTAGCCCAGATCGCCGACCTCGAGGCGAGGAACCGGAGCCTGGAGAGCCGAGCTCACCACCAGCACTCCAATGGCGGCTGTGGCTGCAAGGAGAGACCGGCCTACTCGTCGACGGAGCTGCAAGAGGTAGTGGTGCTCCAGGGGCTGAGCGGCGCGTCGGAGAGGGTGCACGTACACGtgaccgccgccggcgcctcgacACCGTCGTCCTCGTCAGCGGCGTCGGGCCGCCGCGAGGTGACCGTGCGGGtggaggcgcgggcggcgcacggcgacgTGGCCGAGCTGGTGGCGCGCGTGCTGGTCGTGATCAAGGAGATGGGGTGCTTCACGGTGGTGGCCGTCGACGGCAGGCGGCCGGGCGATGGCATTGCTCACGCCACATTTACGCTGCGAGCAACG GCGGGCGAATTCGACGAGGCGTCGCTCAGGGGGGCCGTCATGAAGGCTGCTGCCGAGgactcggcgccgccgccgccgtcggacgACTAG